CGACGACGCGCAGGGCATGAGCTATCTCAATCGGCTGCCACGGCGGATCGTCGTCCTGTACCTGCCGCTTGCCGTCTTTGTCTTTGTGCTGCTGTTCCCATTCTACTGGATGGCGATCACGGCGGTGAAGCCAAACTCGCAGCTGACGGACTACAACAACTACAGTCCGTTCTGGGTCGTGAAGCCGACGCTCGACCACATCAAATACCTGCTGTTCGAGACATCCTATCCAGGCTGGTTGTGGAACACACTGGTCGTTGCGGTGTGCGCCACAGCGCTATCTCTGGTGGCATCCGTTTTTGCGGCCTATGCTATAGAGCGAGTGCGGTTCTCAGGATCGCGCCCCGTCGGCCTTTTGATCTTCCTCGCTTATCTGGTGCCGCCGTCGATTTTGTTCATTCCGCTTGCCGTCATCGTCTTCAAGTTTGGCATCTATGACACCAAACTCGCGCTGATCTTCACCTACCCGACCTTCCTTATTCCCTTCTGCACCTGGCTGCTGATGGGCTACTTCCGCTCGATCCCGTTCGAGCTCGAGGAAAGCGCCCTGGTGGATGGCGCGTCGCGGTGGCAGATCCTCATCAGGGTCATATTGCCGCTGGCGGTACCGGGATTGATCTCGGCCGGTATTTTTGCCTTCACTTTGTCGTGGAATGAGTTCATCTATGCGCTGACCTTCATCCAATCCTCGGAAAACAAGACTGTTCCGGTCGGTGTCCTGACGGAGCTGGTGCGAGGCGATGTTTTCGAGTGGGGCTCACTGATGGCAGGCGCACTTTTCGGGTCGCTGCCGGTCGTCATTCTCTACTCATTCTTTGTCGACTATTACGTTTCTTCCATGACCGGCGCGGTCAAGGAATAGCGGACACCCAGGAGTTCCTTGCAAATGACGACTTCCCACACCCCGAAAAAACTTCGCTCGCAGGAATGGTTTGACAATCCTGACAATCCGGGGATGACGGCGCTCTATCTGGAGCGCTACCTGAACTACGGTTTGACCCGCGCCGAGCTGCAATCGGGCAAGCCGATCATCGGCATCGCGCAGACCGGCTCCGACCTATCGCCGTGCAACCGCCATCACATCGAGCTGGCCAAGCGCGTGCGTGATGGCATCATTGCGGCGGGGGGAATTCCTTTCGAGTTTCCGGTGCATCCGATCCAGGAAACCGGCAAGCGCCCAGGCGCCGCGCTCGACCGCAACCTTGCCTATCTTGGCCTCGTTGAAGTCCTGTTCGGCTATCCGCTGGACGGCGTCGTTCTGACTATCGGCTGCGACAAGACCACCCCCGCCATGCTGATGGGCGCTGCTACCGTCAATATCCCTGCGATTGCGCTTTCCGTCGGACCGATGCTGAACGGCTGGCATCGCGGCGAACGCACCGGGTCCGGCACCATCGTGTGGAAGTCACGCGAGAAGCTCACATCGGGCGAAATCAACTATGACCAGTTTATGGACATCGTCGCTTCGTCCGCTCCTTCCGTCGGCTATTGCAACACGATGGGCACCGCGACCACGATGAATTCACTCGCCGAAGCCCTCGGCATGGAACTGCCCGGTGGCGCTGCGATACCGGCGCCTTATCGTGAGCGCGGACAGATCGCGTATGACACCGGCAAGCGCATCGTCGATATGGTGTGGGAAGATCTGAAGCCCTCGGATATCATGACCCGCGCGGCATTCGAAAACGCCATCGTGATCAATTCAGCGATCGGCGGTTCGACAAATGCGCCAATCCATCTCAACGCCATCGCCCGGCACCTCGACATTCCCCTCGACAACGACGACTGGCAGGCTATCGGCCACGACGTGCCGCTGCTGGTCAACCTGCAGCCGGCAGGCGAATATCTCGGCGAAGATTACCACCGCGCGGGCGGCGTGCCCGCCGTCGTCGCGGAGTTGATGAAAGCCCGCAAGCTGCCACATCCGGGCGCGCTGACCGTCAATGGCCAGAGCATCGGTACAAACTGCGAAAGTGCCGAAAATCTCAATACGGATGTCATCAAGACCTATGATGCGCCGCTGAAGAAGAAGGCCGGTTTTATCAACCTGAAAGGTAATCTCTTCGACAGCGCTATCATGAAGACCAGCGTGATCTCCGAAGAGTTCCGCGAGCGCTATCTGTCCAACCCGGACGATCCGGAAGCGTTCGAAGGCATCGCCGAAGTGTTCGACGGACCAGAGGATTATCATCATCGCATCGACGATCCGAAGCTTGCTCTCAACGAGAACAGCATCCTGATCATGCGTGGAACCGGGCCGATCGGTTATCCTGGCGCGGCGGAAGTTGTGAACATGCAACCTCCGGCTTATCTTCTGAAGAAGGGTATCCATGCGTTGCCCTGCCTCGGCGACGGCCGTCAGTCCGGAACGTCGGGCTCGCCTTCCATCCTCAACGCTTCACCGGAAGCGGCAGTGAACGGCGGACTGGCGCTGGTACGCTCCGGCGATCATCTGCGTATCGATCTCAACAAGGGCACGGCCAACATTCTGATCAACGATGAGGAGTTGCAAAAGCGCAAGGACGATCTGATCGCTGCGGGCGGTTACAAATATCCGGCAAGCCAGACGCCGTGGCAGGAAATCCAGCGCAGCATGGTCGGCCAGCTCGATGAGGGCATGGTGCTCAAGCCAGCCGTGAAGTATCAGCGCGTCGCCCAGACCAAGGGTCTTCCTCGCGATAATCACTGACCTGGAGAGCAGGAAATATGGCGAATTCGATCAGGCGCTACGAGGGGCGGCACGCGGTCATCACCGGTGGCGCTTCCGGCATCGGCTTCAAAACCGCTGAGCGAATTGTGTCGGAAGGCGGCACGGTTTCTCTATGGGACGTCGATGGTGCCAAGATCGACGAGGCGCGTGCTGCACTTGGATCGTCCTCAGCGCACGGTGTAACGCTTGACGTCTCCGACCCGCACGAGGTGGAGAGGGCCGCAAAGGAGACAGCGGAGAAGCACGGCAAGATCGACATCCTGGTTTGCTCTGCCGGCATCACCGGCCCGAACGCCAAAGTTGCTGATTATCCAATCGATCAGTGGAAGCGCGTCTTCGACATCAACATCCATGGGCTTTTCTTCTGCAACCGCTTTGTCGTGCCTATCATGCAGAAGAACGGTTACGGCCGGATCGTCAATGTCGCTTCCATCGCAGGTAAGGAAGGTAACCCCAACGCCTCGGCCTATAGCGCATCGAAAGCAGCGGTCATCGGTCTGACAAAATCGCTTGGGAAAGAGCTTGTCAGCGATGGCATCACCGTCAATGCGATTACCCCTGCCACTGTGGATACACCTATCCTCCAGCAGCTCAAGCCTGAATTCATCGACTATATGCTCTCGAAAATTCCCATGCAGCGCTTCGGCAAGGTCGAAGAGCTGGCATCGTTGATCACATGGATCGCCAGCGAGGAATGCTCGTTCACGACCGGTGCCGTCTTCGATATTTCCGGTGGCCGTGCCACCTATTAGTCTCTCCAATAAAGAAAAGGTTATCCCATGAAACTGTTGCGCTATGGCCCTGTCGGTCAGGAAAAGCCCGGTCTTGTCGACAAGGACGGCAAGGTGCGCGATCTTTCCGCACACGTCAAAGACATTGCCGGCGATGCTATTTCACCCGAAGGCTTGAAGAAGCTTGCGGCTATCGATCCGACGAGCCTGCCGGTCATTGACGTCGAGCGTTATGGCCCCTGCGTAGCCGGCACCGGCAAGTTCATCTGCATCGGCCTCAACTATTCCGATCATGCTGCTGAAACGGGGGCGACGGTGCCGCCGGAGCCTATCATCTTCATGAAGGCGACTTCAGCGATAGTTGGACCTAACGACAATGTCGAAATCCCGCGCGGCTCCCTCAAGACCGATTGGGAAGTCGAACTCGGCGTTGTCATCGGCAAGCACGCAAAATATGTCAGCGAAGATGAAGCGATGGACCATGTTGCCGGCTATTGCCTGATCAATGACGTATCGGAGCGGGCGTTCCAGGCAGAGCGCCAGGGCCAGTGGACCAAGGGGAAAAGCGCCGACACGTTCGGCCCGACCGGTCCATGGCTGGTAACAAAGGACGAGATAAAAGATCCGCAGAACCTGAAGATGTGGCTCGATGTCAACGGCCATCGCTACCAGAATGGTACATCGGCAACGATGGTCTATGGCGTCAAGTATCTCGTGTCATACCTGTCGCAATTCATGAGCCTGCATCCCGGTGATATCATCTCGACAGGTACGCCTCCCGGCGTCGGCCTTGGACAGAAACCCAACGTGTTCCTCAAGGAAGGTGATGTCATCACGCTCGGTATCGAGGGACTCGGCGAGCAGCGCCAGGATGTAGTGCAGGGGTAAATTGACGGTAGCAGTTCATGCCGATTATTTCTCCCCCACAGAGGGGGAGATAAGCGGAGTCTTCCTCAATAATCCTTTTCGAAGAACAATCCTGCGCCGGAATCGCCATTGGCTCCTACCGAGCCCTTGGCTTTCAGGTTGGGGGTAATATCGAGGTTGATCGTGCCCTTCGTCGAACCTGCCGCGCCGGCCTCTACGCCGAGATAGACATTGTCGCGGATATAGCGGCCGGCGCGAACGCCTGCATTGCCCTGGCTGTCGGTCACGACGTCCAGATCGTCAAGGCCGGTGTTCTTGCGCAGATTTTCCAGCAATGATGAATTCGAACCACCGGCGAGTTCTGCTGCCGCCGCCGCAAGCCGTGCGACCTGAAACGCTGACAATTCGCTGATCGAGCGGTTGAAGATCAGCCGGGCCATGACTTCGTCCTGCGGCAATTCAGGCTGCGAGGAGAAGGTGATTTGCAGGTCCGAGACACGGCCGCGGACCATGACATTCACGGTGATATCGGAGCCTTGCGTACTGGCGACGAAGTTGATGTCCGGATCGAGATCACCTACCAGGGTGACCTGACCTTCGGTGAAGGTAATGCGCTGGCCAAGTATGCCCAGCCTTCCGCGAATGAGATCAAACGCTCCCACAGGCTGGATATTGGTCGCCGGCCCGGTAAGCCGGACGGAACCGCCGATTTCCGCATCGAGACCTCGACCCCGAATGAAAATCCTGTTGGGTGCAGTGACGTTTATATCAAGCCGCACGACGCTTGGGCGTGCGGTTGGCGTTGCCACTTGTGGCTGGTCAGCCTTGGCGCGTTTCAATGTCTGCGCAACTGCCTTTGACGGATCCTTATGTTTCACATCGATCACAGCGGACGAACCGCCGAAGCTCTCCGGAACGGTGATCTCGGCTCGATCGATGTTGACGTTGCCTGATATAACCGGATCGCGGGTCAGGGGGCCCCTTACCGCAAGCGCGCCGGTCACGGTTGCCACAACCAGATTGCCATCCGCATAGCGCGCCCTGTCCAGCCTTATGTTGATATTGGCCGGGAAGTTTGCAGCCGCATCGGTCGAAATCGTCCCGGTTGCGCTGATGGTGCCGCCGGTCGACAGGCTTGCATTGAATGTCCTGATCGTGACGGTGGTCCCTTCCAGGCTGCCGAGCAAGGTGATGCGCTGAAGGCGGAGATTTGCCTCCGGATCGATGACCTCGGCTCCATTAGCCGAGAACATGCCGCGAATTTGCGGCTGCGCGAAACTGCCCGAAATGGATGCCGTCAGGTCGATGTTTCCTCTGGCCTGCGTGCCCCGATCCGCAAGGAAGCGGTTGGCCAACGACAAGGGAATATTACCCGTGACATTGATGCCAAGGCCCGACCCGGATACCGGAACATTGCCGCTTGCCGAAACCGTGAACCCTTGCGGGCCATCGGCTTTGGCCGAGGAAAGCGTCAGTGTACTGTTCGCAAAACGGCCGGCCGCCGCAAGCTGCAACGGGCTCAGCCCCGCCTCCTGTAATGGTCTGGCGGAAAGTCCCGCGCCTTTCAGATCAAACTCGGCATTGGGTCTTTGCAGCGTACCGGTGACCCGGCCCCTGCCGGAAATAACCCCTGCAAGATTCTGGTTCTTGACGACGCCATTCAGCGCCGTCAACGGGAAGCTTTTCAGATCGAAATCGACGCCGAGTTGCCTCTGTGCCAGCGGCACCGAACCCCTGGCTGACGCGTCAAGTCCGCCGGCGCCAGTCAGATGGGCATCGATATTGAGCTGGTCCGTGGTCGATGTTCCCTTGGCATCGAGATTGAGCGCGTCGAGCCCGGCTTTCCTAAGCGCTGCCGCAGTGACCCCGCGGGCCTGCATATCGAAATTCACGTCGGGCCTTTGCCGGGTACCCCCGACCTTGGCGGTACCGTTTATCTCGCCGCCAAGTCCAAGGTCAGGCTTGATGGTATTTGCGATATCGAGCGGCAATCTCTGGATCCCAACTGCGAGATTGAGCGTTTCCGCCACTTCGCCTCCGAGCGTGACCCTGCCCTGCCCGACATCGAGCACGATATTGCCAAAGGACACATTGCTGCCGGCAACATTGATGGCGGCGGGCTGCACCAGCCGCGCAGCGAGCGCGCCGCGGGTAAGCTCGGCATTGGCCAGCGACAGCAGATAGCCCCTGTCCGTTGGCTGCAAGGCGCCCTGAAGTGACGTCTGTGCGCCATTGTTCAGACCAGCGTTGAGCCTGAAGTTGGTGGTCTTCCCGTCCTGCGTTGCCTGAGCGTCAAGGTTGTTGACGACGATGCCCGAGGCCGAAACATCCGATGCAGTGACGCTGCCATTCGCGGAGGGGACCTTGAAAATGTCCTGCGCGGCCAATGCGATCGCTGCCTTGCCGACGACGATGTCATTGGCCCTGAGATCGTCGATTTGACCCTTGATATCGACGTTTTGTTTCTCGT
This is a stretch of genomic DNA from Phyllobacterium zundukense. It encodes these proteins:
- a CDS encoding IlvD/Edd family dehydratase; translation: MTTSHTPKKLRSQEWFDNPDNPGMTALYLERYLNYGLTRAELQSGKPIIGIAQTGSDLSPCNRHHIELAKRVRDGIIAAGGIPFEFPVHPIQETGKRPGAALDRNLAYLGLVEVLFGYPLDGVVLTIGCDKTTPAMLMGAATVNIPAIALSVGPMLNGWHRGERTGSGTIVWKSREKLTSGEINYDQFMDIVASSAPSVGYCNTMGTATTMNSLAEALGMELPGGAAIPAPYRERGQIAYDTGKRIVDMVWEDLKPSDIMTRAAFENAIVINSAIGGSTNAPIHLNAIARHLDIPLDNDDWQAIGHDVPLLVNLQPAGEYLGEDYHRAGGVPAVVAELMKARKLPHPGALTVNGQSIGTNCESAENLNTDVIKTYDAPLKKKAGFINLKGNLFDSAIMKTSVISEEFRERYLSNPDDPEAFEGIAEVFDGPEDYHHRIDDPKLALNENSILIMRGTGPIGYPGAAEVVNMQPPAYLLKKGIHALPCLGDGRQSGTSGSPSILNASPEAAVNGGLALVRSGDHLRIDLNKGTANILINDEELQKRKDDLIAAGGYKYPASQTPWQEIQRSMVGQLDEGMVLKPAVKYQRVAQTKGLPRDNH
- a CDS encoding carbohydrate ABC transporter permease, whose protein sequence is MSITEQTNPHVLTDDAQGMSYLNRLPRRIVVLYLPLAVFVFVLLFPFYWMAITAVKPNSQLTDYNNYSPFWVVKPTLDHIKYLLFETSYPGWLWNTLVVAVCATALSLVASVFAAYAIERVRFSGSRPVGLLIFLAYLVPPSILFIPLAVIVFKFGIYDTKLALIFTYPTFLIPFCTWLLMGYFRSIPFELEESALVDGASRWQILIRVILPLAVPGLISAGIFAFTLSWNEFIYALTFIQSSENKTVPVGVLTELVRGDVFEWGSLMAGALFGSLPVVILYSFFVDYYVSSMTGAVKE
- a CDS encoding fumarylacetoacetate hydrolase family protein translates to MKLLRYGPVGQEKPGLVDKDGKVRDLSAHVKDIAGDAISPEGLKKLAAIDPTSLPVIDVERYGPCVAGTGKFICIGLNYSDHAAETGATVPPEPIIFMKATSAIVGPNDNVEIPRGSLKTDWEVELGVVIGKHAKYVSEDEAMDHVAGYCLINDVSERAFQAERQGQWTKGKSADTFGPTGPWLVTKDEIKDPQNLKMWLDVNGHRYQNGTSATMVYGVKYLVSYLSQFMSLHPGDIISTGTPPGVGLGQKPNVFLKEGDVITLGIEGLGEQRQDVVQG
- a CDS encoding SDR family NAD(P)-dependent oxidoreductase translates to MANSIRRYEGRHAVITGGASGIGFKTAERIVSEGGTVSLWDVDGAKIDEARAALGSSSAHGVTLDVSDPHEVERAAKETAEKHGKIDILVCSAGITGPNAKVADYPIDQWKRVFDINIHGLFFCNRFVVPIMQKNGYGRIVNVASIAGKEGNPNASAYSASKAAVIGLTKSLGKELVSDGITVNAITPATVDTPILQQLKPEFIDYMLSKIPMQRFGKVEELASLITWIASEECSFTTGAVFDISGGRATY
- a CDS encoding translocation/assembly module TamB domain-containing protein, which encodes MSPILAQDALAQAQDSASAEAEKSYFLSFVQNQLSTPNRQIVISGIQGVLSSEASIGSITIADREGIWLRVTNARIVWSRLALLRGRLDINTLAADRIDILRKPLPDESLPSPEAKGFSLPELPLAVILQQLNIGRIAFGDGVFGLKSEISLAGNLTLESGSLDSNLQVQRLDGPGGEFRIKAAYANQSQQLDLDLTLNEPQNGIVANLLNIEGKPPVALALKGSGPLSDLLLQLTLDAAGKRVLTGDTKLDRQIDGLGFKTNLNGEIAALIPPVFRDFFGNETALIVNGVMRDAGGVALDRLNIKSNALVLDANGETTNDGFLKRLKVDATIADPTGKKVILPVKGGQTTVDKAVLAVGFGTSTNNDWSSTVEVTNFTTDSFASKSINLVAKGLAENIDNPTARSLTYDVNGEVAGITATRADIAEALGELIQLKINGDWKAGTPVNLKQALIAANGFSTALAGTIDKFAYRGDIFVKASSLAPFSALAGRDLAGAIDLKANGLVEALTGAFDLMLDGNATGMTLGIDAADKVLAGETRITGGVARGEAGLSAKNFRVENPQTLVTANGTFATGAANFDFGLDLIDLALLSEKAGGALKVKGSARGQDNIIALAFNAGVPEGTLSGRKLTQGDLTFNGTLYKDIVDGKVSGLAFLDGIRADLTTEIALHQDEKRLTNISFIAGGTRLRGDVKQSKQGLYNGNLTLASSDVSTAAALFLVEATGKADATIALSHDDEKQNVDIKGQIDDLRANDIVVGKAAIALAAQDIFKVPSANGSVTASDVSASGIVVNNLDAQATQDGKTTNFRLNAGLNNGAQTSLQGALQPTDRGYLLSLANAELTRGALAARLVQPAAINVAGSNVSFGNIVLDVGQGRVTLGGEVAETLNLAVGIQRLPLDIANTIKPDLGLGGEINGTAKVGGTRQRPDVNFDMQARGVTAAALRKAGLDALNLDAKGTSTTDQLNIDAHLTGAGGLDASARGSVPLAQRQLGVDFDLKSFPLTALNGVVKNQNLAGVISGRGRVTGTLQRPNAEFDLKGAGLSARPLQEAGLSPLQLAAAGRFANSTLTLSSAKADGPQGFTVSASGNVPVSGSGLGINVTGNIPLSLANRFLADRGTQARGNIDLTASISGSFAQPQIRGMFSANGAEVIDPEANLRLQRITLLGSLEGTTVTIRTFNASLSTGGTISATGTISTDAAANFPANINIRLDRARYADGNLVVATVTGALAVRGPLTRDPVISGNVNIDRAEITVPESFGGSSAVIDVKHKDPSKAVAQTLKRAKADQPQVATPTARPSVVRLDINVTAPNRIFIRGRGLDAEIGGSVRLTGPATNIQPVGAFDLIRGRLGILGQRITFTEGQVTLVGDLDPDINFVASTQGSDITVNVMVRGRVSDLQITFSSQPELPQDEVMARLIFNRSISELSAFQVARLAAAAAELAGGSNSSLLENLRKNTGLDDLDVVTDSQGNAGVRAGRYIRDNVYLGVEAGAAGSTKGTINLDITPNLKAKGSVGANGDSGAGLFFEKDY